Proteins encoded within one genomic window of Bacteroides sedimenti:
- a CDS encoding DUF5672 family protein, with protein MKKLVNVLIPIYQNNLSSNDLTSLRQCYKINKKYDITIIKPEGLDLSAIHNEFPGIEEQEFAPSFFDGIEGYNRLMLSPDFYKRFLDYKYILIHQLDVFLFSDSLEEWCNKDYDYVGAPWILRPVYQRFPINLFCKLKGIYRDLRSLPNRQKIYFKVGNGGLSLRKTESFYHISLSDRETIEYYISMKNKAHCFNEDVYWALEAKKILPTFSTPDYKEALEFSFDKYPALCYKMNGNRLPYGCHSWTKKKMNPFWEPIINKSR; from the coding sequence ATGAAAAAACTGGTTAATGTACTTATCCCAATATATCAAAACAACTTGTCAAGTAATGATTTAACCTCTTTAAGGCAATGTTATAAAATCAACAAGAAGTACGACATCACAATCATTAAGCCTGAAGGACTTGATTTATCAGCTATTCATAATGAATTTCCCGGAATTGAAGAGCAAGAATTTGCCCCTTCATTTTTTGATGGAATCGAAGGCTACAATAGGCTAATGCTATCGCCCGACTTTTATAAACGGTTTTTAGACTACAAATATATATTGATTCATCAGTTGGATGTGTTTCTCTTCAGTGACTCATTAGAGGAGTGGTGCAATAAAGACTATGACTATGTTGGCGCTCCATGGATTCTCAGACCGGTTTATCAAAGGTTTCCAATCAACCTGTTCTGCAAATTAAAAGGGATTTATAGAGATCTACGATCGCTTCCAAACAGACAGAAAATATATTTCAAGGTTGGGAACGGCGGCCTTTCTCTTCGTAAAACAGAGTCGTTTTATCACATTTCATTATCTGACAGAGAGACTATTGAGTACTATATTTCGATGAAAAACAAGGCTCATTGTTTTAACGAGGATGTTTATTGGGCTCTTGAAGCAAAAAAGATTCTTCCGACATTCTCCACCCCCGATTATAAGGAAGCTCTTGAATTCTCTTTTGATAAATACCCTGCATTATGCTATAAAATGAATGGAAACAGGCTTCCTTACGGATGCCATTCATGGACTAAGAAGAAAATGAATCCTTTTTGGGAGCCAATTATCAATAAGAGTCGATAA
- a CDS encoding glycosyltransferase family 9 protein produces the protein MKINKILVIRFRRVGDSVLSVAICKSLRKSFPDAQIDYVVNKGIASLYENHPDIDNVITFNHEENYNIIKYINKVRKLVTAQKYDVIIDTRSTVKTLFFSLFSLSTPYRIGSKKKYNFFLHNYRIDNHRDKSIDMVQHNLMLLRPLEKEAEIHYCSDFNLYVSQQEKADYKLYMQKQGIDFSRPVVLAMVTARLAHKVWDKDRMKEVLRKMIDKYDTQVIFNFADNEEEFAVNIHREMGLDKNIFTNIKADSLRNLCALLVNCNFFFGNEGGPRHISQALDIPSYAIYPPNILKSIWLPNEGERYAGISPDDNHSHDEQSGMSYLECFNLISVDEVWEGLDNMLAKYLK, from the coding sequence ATGAAAATAAATAAGATATTAGTTATTCGTTTTAGAAGAGTTGGAGATTCAGTTCTCTCTGTAGCCATTTGCAAGAGTCTGAGGAAGTCTTTTCCTGATGCTCAGATAGATTATGTGGTGAATAAAGGCATTGCTTCATTGTATGAGAATCATCCCGATATTGACAATGTGATAACATTCAATCATGAAGAGAATTACAACATTATAAAATATATAAACAAAGTAAGGAAACTGGTCACAGCTCAAAAGTATGATGTGATTATTGATACCAGGAGTACTGTTAAAACGCTCTTTTTCTCTTTATTTTCATTATCTACCCCTTATAGAATCGGTTCCAAGAAAAAATACAATTTCTTTCTTCATAATTACCGCATTGATAATCATAGAGACAAAAGCATCGATATGGTGCAGCATAACTTAATGTTGCTAAGACCTTTGGAAAAAGAAGCTGAAATCCATTATTGTTCTGACTTTAATTTATATGTTTCCCAACAAGAGAAGGCGGACTATAAGCTGTATATGCAGAAACAGGGGATTGATTTTTCCAGACCTGTGGTGCTGGCAATGGTTACGGCAAGGTTAGCTCATAAAGTGTGGGATAAGGACCGCATGAAAGAGGTGCTTCGCAAGATGATAGATAAATATGACACCCAGGTTATTTTTAATTTTGCAGATAATGAAGAAGAGTTTGCCGTAAATATTCATCGTGAAATGGGTCTTGATAAGAATATATTTACAAATATTAAAGCCGATTCTTTGAGAAACTTGTGTGCTTTGCTCGTAAACTGCAACTTCTTCTTTGGCAATGAGGGCGGTCCAAGACATATTTCACAAGCATTGGATATCCCTTCTTATGCCATTTATCCTCCCAATATCCTGAAATCTATCTGGCTTCCCAATGAAGGGGAACGGTATGCCGGTATTAGCCCTGATGACAACCATTCACATGATGAACAATCTGGTATGAGCTATCTAGAGTGTTTTAACTTAATATCTGTAGATGAGGTATGGGAAGGCTTGGATAACATGCTTGCAAAATACCTGAAATAA
- a CDS encoding galactofuranosyltransferase produces the protein MKKYYLSKNYVNLSNAGNKAKTDIEFILLNRGFTNIGLRQTCIKNELSGFILTLMGVLKACISISEGSWLVLQYPLKKYFLFICKFARLRGGKVITIIHDLGSFRKGRLTVSQEIKRLNNANCLIVHNKKMESWLKEHGSTSTISCLEIFDYLSEKSPKKIIDADPSFNIIYAGALSYKKNAFLYKLEEYVRNFKFTLYGSGFDKELLRGNINYNYKGFVPSDELIATADGHFGLVWDGDSISCCSGIFGEYLKYNNPHKTSLYIRCHLPIIIWSEAALADFVKDNNIGICIDSLEQINDILSGLSKEEYDAMRSNVVEISRKLSQGYYVSKALGEVFCKVGEGELIKV, from the coding sequence ATGAAGAAATACTATCTTTCAAAGAATTATGTGAATCTGTCAAATGCTGGGAATAAAGCCAAAACCGATATTGAATTCATCTTGCTGAATCGCGGTTTTACTAATATTGGGTTGAGACAAACCTGCATTAAAAATGAATTATCAGGATTTATATTAACCTTGATGGGGGTCCTGAAAGCCTGTATCTCTATATCTGAAGGCAGCTGGCTGGTATTGCAGTACCCGCTGAAGAAATATTTTTTGTTTATCTGCAAGTTTGCACGTTTGCGGGGAGGAAAGGTTATTACGATTATTCATGATCTTGGCAGTTTTCGTAAAGGTAGACTAACCGTATCTCAGGAGATAAAACGCCTGAATAATGCTAATTGCCTGATTGTTCATAATAAAAAGATGGAAAGCTGGCTGAAAGAGCATGGCAGTACCTCTACAATCAGCTGTTTGGAGATATTTGATTACCTTTCTGAGAAATCTCCCAAGAAGATAATCGATGCTGATCCTTCTTTTAATATTATATATGCAGGTGCATTAAGTTATAAGAAGAATGCTTTCTTGTATAAGCTGGAAGAATATGTAAGGAACTTTAAATTTACTTTGTACGGTTCAGGGTTTGATAAAGAACTGCTGCGTGGAAATATAAACTATAACTACAAAGGATTTGTTCCTTCCGATGAGCTGATAGCTACAGCCGATGGGCATTTTGGCCTTGTATGGGATGGTGATTCAATCTCTTGTTGCAGCGGTATTTTCGGTGAATATCTTAAATACAACAACCCACACAAAACGTCTTTGTACATCCGCTGTCACCTTCCGATTATCATTTGGTCGGAAGCGGCATTGGCCGATTTTGTCAAGGATAATAATATTGGTATTTGCATTGATTCGTTGGAGCAGATTAATGATATATTATCCGGTCTTAGCAAAGAAGAATACGATGCAATGCGCAGTAATGTGGTAGAAATAAGCAGGAAGCTGTCGCAAGGATATTATGTGTCAAAGGCGCTTGGCGAGGTATTCTGTAAAGTCGGTGAAGGCGAACTTATTAAAGTGTAG
- a CDS encoding ribonuclease H family protein has product MAKQKYYVVWDGVTPGIYTSWNDCQIQIKGYEGAKYKSFESKEEAEQAYSSSPYAYIGKQAKAAPRTLPANIIKQSLAVDAACSGNPGAMEYRGVYIESGQEIFRFGPMKGTNNIGEFLAIVHGLAMLKKQNLAMPIYSDSVNAISWVKQKKCKTKLPRTPETEELFQIIERAENWLKNNQYSTRIIKWETKDWGEIPADFGRK; this is encoded by the coding sequence ATGGCGAAACAGAAATATTATGTGGTTTGGGACGGGGTTACCCCCGGGATCTATACATCCTGGAATGATTGTCAGATTCAGATTAAGGGGTATGAAGGGGCCAAGTACAAGTCGTTCGAATCGAAAGAGGAAGCGGAACAGGCCTACTCCTCTTCGCCTTACGCATACATTGGCAAACAAGCCAAAGCAGCGCCGAGAACATTGCCGGCCAATATCATCAAACAGAGTCTGGCTGTTGACGCTGCCTGCAGCGGAAACCCCGGAGCCATGGAGTACAGAGGAGTATATATAGAATCCGGACAGGAGATTTTCCGCTTTGGGCCAATGAAGGGAACAAACAATATCGGCGAATTCCTGGCTATTGTTCACGGACTGGCCATGCTGAAAAAACAAAACCTTGCCATGCCTATTTACAGCGACAGCGTAAACGCCATCAGTTGGGTGAAACAAAAGAAATGCAAAACCAAACTACCGCGTACTCCGGAGACAGAGGAACTGTTTCAGATTATTGAGCGAGCCGAAAACTGGTTGAAGAATAACCAATACTCCACCCGGATTATTAAATGGGAGACTAAGGATTGGGGAGAGATTCCGGCCGATTTCGGAAGAAAATAA
- a CDS encoding acyltransferase family protein has product MSKISSAAFADTKPHYNLLDGLRGVAALLVIWYHVNEGFGFAEAVNGAGSGLIKNLNHGYLAVDFFFILSGFVIGYAYDDRWKKGFTMKEFFKRRLIRLHPMVVIGAVLGVITFCLQGSVQWNGTQVATSLTMLALLCTMFFIPAIPGVGYEVRGNGEMFPLNGPYWSLFFEYIGNILYALFIRRLSTKALGALAVVLGIALTWFATFNISTYGSLGVGWTLDSVNFLGGSLRMLFPFTMGMFLSRIFKPVKVRGAFWICSAILVTLFSVPFIGTLKPISMNGAYESFCIIIVFPILVWLGASGTTTDKISTSICKFLGDISFPLYVVHYPFMYLFYAWLIKSKLYTFGETWAISLGVMAWNVLLAYACLKLYDEPVRKYLANRFLNKKK; this is encoded by the coding sequence ATGTCAAAGATTTCTTCAGCAGCATTTGCAGACACCAAACCGCATTATAACCTATTGGACGGATTGCGGGGAGTGGCGGCTCTTTTAGTGATATGGTACCATGTAAATGAAGGTTTTGGCTTTGCCGAAGCAGTGAATGGTGCGGGTAGTGGCCTCATCAAGAACCTCAATCACGGATACCTGGCTGTGGACTTCTTCTTTATTCTTTCCGGTTTCGTTATTGGCTATGCTTACGATGACCGTTGGAAAAAAGGTTTTACCATGAAAGAATTCTTCAAACGTCGGTTGATTCGTCTTCATCCGATGGTGGTAATAGGCGCCGTTTTAGGTGTTATCACATTCTGCCTCCAAGGCAGCGTGCAGTGGAACGGTACGCAGGTTGCGACTTCCCTCACCATGCTCGCTTTGCTTTGCACCATGTTCTTTATCCCTGCCATTCCGGGGGTAGGTTACGAAGTGCGGGGCAACGGTGAAATGTTTCCGCTGAACGGGCCCTACTGGTCGCTGTTTTTCGAATATATAGGCAATATCCTTTATGCCTTGTTCATCCGCCGTTTGTCCACTAAGGCATTGGGGGCATTGGCTGTGGTGTTGGGCATTGCCCTGACGTGGTTTGCCACCTTCAACATTTCTACTTATGGAAGTCTTGGCGTGGGTTGGACGTTGGATAGCGTGAATTTCCTGGGCGGTTCGTTGCGCATGCTTTTCCCGTTCACGATGGGAATGTTCTTGTCGCGCATCTTCAAGCCGGTGAAAGTGAGAGGCGCTTTCTGGATTTGCTCAGCAATATTGGTGACTTTGTTCTCGGTTCCTTTTATCGGAACTCTTAAACCCATCAGCATGAACGGTGCTTACGAATCGTTCTGCATCATCATAGTTTTCCCTATCTTGGTTTGGCTGGGCGCATCGGGCACCACCACCGATAAGATATCGACAAGTATATGCAAGTTCTTGGGCGACATCTCTTTTCCGCTATATGTAGTACATTATCCGTTCATGTACTTGTTCTATGCATGGCTCATAAAAAGCAAGCTTTATACGTTTGGCGAAACCTGGGCAATTTCTTTGGGTGTAATGGCATGGAATGTATTGTTGGCTTATGCTTGCTTGAAGTTGTATGATGAGCCTGTACGCAAGTATTTGGCAAATCGTTTCTTGAATAAGAAAAAATAA
- a CDS encoding Crp/Fnr family transcriptional regulator, with translation MKNIIANIRQTYPVSDEALQALLTEMEERIYPKDTCIVQSGITDHLVYFIEEGVTRSVFHHDGVDTTTWFSKEGDITFGMDSLYYNQRSIESIETLTDCRIYVIHIDKLNTLYEKYIDIANWGRILHQNVNKELSHLFVERLQLTPKERYDSFLLRYPGLINRVKLKYVAAFLGISIYTLSRIRAQK, from the coding sequence ATGAAAAACATTATTGCCAATATCAGACAGACCTACCCCGTTTCCGATGAGGCACTCCAAGCGTTGCTGACGGAGATGGAAGAGAGGATATACCCCAAAGATACCTGTATTGTGCAATCGGGGATAACAGACCATTTGGTCTATTTCATTGAAGAGGGAGTTACCCGCTCGGTGTTTCATCACGATGGGGTGGACACCACCACTTGGTTCAGCAAGGAGGGAGATATTACTTTCGGCATGGATTCGCTGTACTATAACCAGCGTTCGATAGAAAGCATTGAAACGCTGACCGACTGCCGGATATATGTCATCCACATTGACAAACTGAATACGCTTTACGAGAAGTATATCGACATAGCCAACTGGGGAAGAATTCTGCATCAGAATGTGAATAAAGAATTGAGCCACCTCTTTGTAGAAAGACTGCAGCTTACTCCCAAGGAACGGTATGATAGCTTTTTGTTACGTTATCCCGGGCTCATCAATCGGGTGAAACTGAAATATGTAGCTGCCTTCTTGGGTATTTCCATCTATACCTTAAGCCGTATCCGCGCTCAAAAATAG